TTCCCACACGTCATGAAAAAGATGATTCCTGATGCCAATGGAACTGTTGTTGGAGTCATTGATGCAAACGGTTCTAAGACTTTTAACTTTACATGGACTGCTCCCGGTGCTTATCGTTTACCATTAGATGCACAAGCGGCTAATATTATCAATCTTGCAACGGAACACAGCATTGAAGAATTTAATGATTTGGAAGTCTTCGCCTGGTTACAAGAAACAGATAAGTCTATTTTGCAATCCAATGTAGCTGATCTTGAGTTTGTTGTCGCTAACGATAATCCAATATCCCTAAAAGAAGTAAAAGCTTATCCTAGTTTGGCAAGTGATTATTTCTTTGTCGACATGAGTGCATTTGAAGATTCTGAAGAATTAAAAATCATGGTTGCTAATGAAACCGGAAATATTATTCATGCAGAAAAAACGGGATTAAAATCCTTGTTTATCAATGCAAGCAGCTGGACTGCTGGTCTATACTATGTAAAAGTTGTAGGTAAAAATGCTGAAGGCTTACAAAAAGTAATGATCGTTAAATAAAATAAATTGAATTCAAATAAAAAGGCCTCGTTTTCACGAGGCCTTTTTTATTGGTACTTTATTTTATATACTAACAAATGTTAGTTGTCTTGTGCTGCGATATCACTATAAATCCCGTAATGATTGCCAATCATGTTCTTCAACGCCTTGCGTGCAAAAAAGATTCTGCTCTTGACGGTCCCCAATGGAAGTTTTAATTCATCCGCAATTTCCTGATATTTAAATCCGTGATAATATCTCACAAATGGAATCCGCAAACTATCATCCAAACTTTCTACCATTCCGTTGAGTTCTTTCATCATGATATCGGAATCCGCGCGGTTCTGAACCGCATTGCTCATCGAGTTGATATAATACTGGTTTTCACTATTATCACTGACAATTCCACCCTTAACTTTCCTGCGATAGTTATTGATGAATATGTTTTTCATAATGGTAATCAACCAGGCCTTAAAATTGGTGCCCGTTTGAAATTTCTCTTTATTGGATAATGCCCGGAAGGCCGTTTCCTGACAAAGATCTTTCGCGTCCTCTTCATCGCGTGTTAAACTAAAAGCAAAATTTTGTAAAGTTTGCGTTTGCTTGTCTAAAAGATTATAAAATTCTACCGTTGACATGGCGTTTATTTTCCTCAAATGTATTATTCTGTTTAATGTATTCCAAGAAATACTTAGACAAAATCTGTTAAATAAATACTAAAGTCGACAAAAACATCCTATTCGTTTCACTATCAATTAATTATCTCAAGGATATAATTTCGCGAGTGTTCAGTCTCCATTGAATCTTCAGCCTCTTTTTCACTTTTGGGCTCTTTTTAGCAACATAAAGCCCACAGTAAGGAATATTAAATTGGGAATCCACAAGGCCAATCCCGTCGGTAAAACCTCATTGCTTGCAAAAGTGAGAGACATCTTAGATAAAAAGATGAATACAACCCCGAGAATAATTCCTGCTGCTAAATGTAAACCCAATCCGCCCCTCACTTTCCTGCTGGCGATGCAAACCCCGATAAAACTAAGAATAAGAGTAGTAAAAGGATCCGCCGTTCGCCGGTAGAATTCAATTTCATATGCTTTGGTTATTCCTGATCCCTTTTTCGTTTCTCTTTCGATAAACTCCATTAATTCCGGAGTCGTAAGCATGTCTTTTTCATTTGAAATGAAAACAAAGTCTGCTGGAGATAAATGGATGGCACTATCCATTTTTTGACCCATTTGTATTTCTAATATTTCAGAACTATCCCCAATGGTTCTGATTTCATAATCCTGCAAGGTCCAAATATTGGGTTCGGCTTTCCACTTTATGGATTTCGCCTTAAAGATCATTTCTATTTTTTCGCCATTGAACTTCTCCATTTGAAAATCCAATCCGGAGCTATCCATATTTTGATAATGTCTGATAAAGGCCGTCACGTCCGGTGCCACAAACAAATGTACGTTTCGATCTCTGTTCTTAATGTTTCCGGGTTTAATATAAGTATTATCAAATGTTCTGAGTGCTTTATTAGATTGTGGGATCACAAAATGATTGCTTGTTAAATGAAGGCCGGTAAATATCGCCCCTGAAAATAAAAAAGGCCATAGCAAACGGTTAAAGCTTATCCCTGCACTCAACATTGGGATAATTTCAGTTTGGCCTGCCATCCTGGAAGTGAAAAAAGTAACGGTGATGAGTCCATAAAGTGGAAACAATAATGAATGAATCCAGGGGATGAAGTTGAAATAATAATTTTTAATAATATACCAGGCACTTAGATCTTTTGAAAGAAATTTTTCTATTTTTTCGCTAAGATCAAAGACAACAGACACTAAAGAAAACAATAACATGATAAATAAAAAAGTAAAGACATACTTTTTTATAATATACCTATCGAGGATCCTAAAATAATTTGTCAACTTCAAATTAGATTCTTTTATGAATGCGCAGAAGTATTTCTTTTTTCCAGTTCACAAAGTTATTTTCCCTCATGTTTATTCTGGCTTCTTCCATCAACCAAGTATAAAATCTCAAATTTTGTAAACTTGCTATTTGTGCCGCCAGCATTTCTCCGGCATAAAACAAATGCCTCAGGTAGGCCTTGGAATGGAGTTGACTGGTATTTAAATCCAATAGCGGATCTATTGGGCTCAGGTCATCCTTCCATTTTGCGTTTCGAATATTGATAATGCCTTGTGTGGTATATAGAATTCCGTGTCTTGCATTGCGCGTGGGCAAAACACAATCGAACATATCAATTCCTAGTTCAATTGCATCGAGTAAGTTCTTTGGTGTGCCAACACCCATTAAATATCGTGCACTCGTTTGCGGTAAGACCTCTCCTGCTAGTTTCACAAGTCTAAGTAGATCTGACTCCGGTTCTCCCACTGAAAGTCCTCCAATTGCATAAATCGGACTCCTGATGTTCTGTATATACATCAGCGATTTTTCACGAAGATCGTCGTATACAGAGCCCTGCGCTATTGGGACAAAACATTGCTCAAATCCATATAAGGGTTTTGTATTTTCGGAATGCTGATAGCCGATTTCCAGCCATTGATGTGTTAAGTCCATAGACTTCTGAGCATATTTCCGTTCACAAGGATATGGTGGGCATTCATCTAGTGCCATCATAATATCTGAGCCGAAAATTCTTTGGGTATCCACAACACTCGCCGGCGTGAACAAATGTTTGGAACCATCTATATGAGAATAAAACCAAACGCCCTCATGGCTTATTTTTCTACTTGAGCTAAGGGAAAAAACCTGGTATCCTCCACTATCTGTCAGCAAAACATGATTCCAATGAATAAAGGAATGCAAGCCTCCGGCTTTTGCTAATATTTCCAATCCGGGCCGTAGATATAAATGATAGGTATTGCCCAAAATAATTTTAGTTCGAACAGCTGTTATTAACTCCTCCTGATGTACTGCCTTGACTGTGCCCGCAGTTCCAACAGGCATAAACACCGGTGTATCAATGGTTCCATGTTCCGTTTCAAGGATTCCACATCTCGCAGCAGAATCTGTGCATTGGTGACTCAAAGAAAATTTTACCGCCATTAAGCTTTACTTTGCATTTTGAACAATACACCCAACATTAAAGAAAAGCCTATCAATGCTGAACCACCCTTACTTATAAAAGGCAAAGGAATACCTACAATTGGAAACAAACCAACGGTCATGCCTATATTGATAATGACATGAAATAATAGGAGTCCTGCAACGCATGTGGCAAAACTTGATACAAATTTTTTCTCCGCCCGCTCTCCAATGGTAAATAATCTAAAAATCAACACGGCAAATAAAATTACTACCGTGATACTTCCAATAAAACCGTGTTCTTCACCTATCGAACTAAAAATAAAATCTGTTGATTGCTCTGGTACAAATTTTAATTTGGTCATATTGCCCTCCAGAAATCCTTTTCCCGCGAAACCACCAGCACCAATAGCAACTTTTGATTGTAAGACATTATATAGAGAACCTCTTGGATCGCATTCTTCCGGTTTCAACCACACTTTGATTCTTTCTTGTTGATGCGGTTCTAGTTTTTCGATAAATGAAACAGAGAAATAAGATACCAACCACAAAAAGCCTATACTCACCGGGATGACCAAGGCAAGAGCCTCTTCTTTTGATTTCCACAAATAAATAACAGCACCGAGTAAAGGGATGCCTGATAAAATGAGCAGCTTATCAATCCCCAAGATAATACCACAGCCGGCCAATAAAATTGTGATGAACAAAAGTAAAACCCATTTATATTTAAATGATTTCGCAAACCCCCATGCAACGATCAAGCCTAAAAATATCAAGCCTGCTAATATCCATGAAATGGGAAATAGAAAAGATAATATAAATACAGCTATTAGCAATAGAACACTTAAAAAATATAAAGCATTCAAGCCCTCTAGGTAAAGTAATATAAAAAATGAAAAAAAAGTCAATGCAGATCCGGCATCCGGTTGCAATAAAATTAAGAGTACCGGTGCTAAAATAATTCCGAAAGAAATCCCTTGAAAATATAGTTGCTTTAAATTTGTTTTATAAAAAGTCATAAATGAGCTCAACGCTAACGCAGTGCCGAATTTTGCAAATTCTGCCGGTTGAAAGGAAAAGCCACCAAAATTAAACCAGGCTTTGGCTCCTTTAACTTCTGTGCCAACTATCAAAACGAGAACTAACAATAGGAGCGAAACGGCATAGATCAGATAAGAAAATGTATGCCAAAATTTTTCGCTGATCGCTTGTGAAATACCAAACACCAATAAAGCAACGAGCAAATAAAAAGATTGTTTGGTAATAGGATTTTCCAGATTCAATAAATCCATTCCGGAAATTTGAGTATAACTCACCGAATAAATAGCGAGCCATCCAATGACCAGTAAACTCAAATAAAGCCCAATGGTTATCCAATCATAATATCCCGTGATTCGATTTCGAAGCATAAAGCTACAATTCTTCGTATGCCACTTTATCCATAGATAAAAAAGCTTCCGGAAATTTTTTCTTTAC
This sequence is a window from Saprospiraceae bacterium. Protein-coding genes within it:
- a CDS encoding RNA polymerase sigma factor gives rise to the protein MSTVEFYNLLDKQTQTLQNFAFSLTRDEEDAKDLCQETAFRALSNKEKFQTGTNFKAWLITIMKNIFINNYRRKVKGGIVSDNSENQYYINSMSNAVQNRADSDIMMKELNGMVESLDDSLRIPFVRYYHGFKYQEIADELKLPLGTVKSRIFFARKALKNMIGNHYGIYSDIAAQDN
- a CDS encoding LptF/LptG family permease, producing MKLTNYFRILDRYIIKKYVFTFLFIMLLFSLVSVVFDLSEKIEKFLSKDLSAWYIIKNYYFNFIPWIHSLLFPLYGLITVTFFTSRMAGQTEIIPMLSAGISFNRLLWPFLFSGAIFTGLHLTSNHFVIPQSNKALRTFDNTYIKPGNIKNRDRNVHLFVAPDVTAFIRHYQNMDSSGLDFQMEKFNGEKIEMIFKAKSIKWKAEPNIWTLQDYEIRTIGDSSEILEIQMGQKMDSAIHLSPADFVFISNEKDMLTTPELMEFIERETKKGSGITKAYEIEFYRRTADPFTTLILSFIGVCIASRKVRGGLGLHLAAGIILGVVFIFLSKMSLTFASNEVLPTGLALWIPNLIFLTVGFMLLKRAQK
- the tgt gene encoding tRNA guanosine(34) transglycosylase Tgt — translated: MAVKFSLSHQCTDSAARCGILETEHGTIDTPVFMPVGTAGTVKAVHQEELITAVRTKIILGNTYHLYLRPGLEILAKAGGLHSFIHWNHVLLTDSGGYQVFSLSSSRKISHEGVWFYSHIDGSKHLFTPASVVDTQRIFGSDIMMALDECPPYPCERKYAQKSMDLTHQWLEIGYQHSENTKPLYGFEQCFVPIAQGSVYDDLREKSLMYIQNIRSPIYAIGGLSVGEPESDLLRLVKLAGEVLPQTSARYLMGVGTPKNLLDAIELGIDMFDCVLPTRNARHGILYTTQGIINIRNAKWKDDLSPIDPLLDLNTSQLHSKAYLRHLFYAGEMLAAQIASLQNLRFYTWLMEEARINMRENNFVNWKKEILLRIHKRI
- the rodA gene encoding rod shape-determining protein RodA; translated protein: MLRNRITGYYDWITIGLYLSLLVIGWLAIYSVSYTQISGMDLLNLENPITKQSFYLLVALLVFGISQAISEKFWHTFSYLIYAVSLLLLVLVLIVGTEVKGAKAWFNFGGFSFQPAEFAKFGTALALSSFMTFYKTNLKQLYFQGISFGIILAPVLLILLQPDAGSALTFFSFFILLYLEGLNALYFLSVLLLIAVFILSFLFPISWILAGLIFLGLIVAWGFAKSFKYKWVLLLFITILLAGCGIILGIDKLLILSGIPLLGAVIYLWKSKEEALALVIPVSIGFLWLVSYFSVSFIEKLEPHQQERIKVWLKPEECDPRGSLYNVLQSKVAIGAGGFAGKGFLEGNMTKLKFVPEQSTDFIFSSIGEEHGFIGSITVVILFAVLIFRLFTIGERAEKKFVSSFATCVAGLLLFHVIINIGMTVGLFPIVGIPLPFISKGGSALIGFSLMLGVLFKMQSKA